One Desulfovermiculus halophilus DSM 18834 genomic region harbors:
- a CDS encoding LexA family protein, producing MGKKKVSEITDPQANTLRVICQIIDEKGLPPTVKELSEVLGISHASAHEQIAQLVRKGYLKKEARKARSIVVIRRPE from the coding sequence ATGGGAAAGAAAAAGGTATCGGAAATAACCGACCCACAAGCCAACACGCTGAGGGTCATTTGCCAAATCATCGATGAAAAGGGGTTGCCGCCAACGGTGAAAGAATTGTCGGAAGTCCTTGGTATCAGCCACGCGAGCGCCCACGAGCAGATCGCTCAACTGGTACGGAAAGGCTATCTGAAGAAAGAAGCTCGTAAGGCCCGAAGCATCGTCGTCATCAGGAGGCCCGAATAA